The proteins below come from a single Aspergillus oryzae RIB40 DNA, chromosome 5 genomic window:
- a CDS encoding GMC family oxidoreductase (choline dehydrogenase and related flavoproteins) → MSRKNRNPLSNPLHYATPQAQVGPPATYSSAQRLLKGYDYVIIGAGAAGSVLASKLSEDPNVSVLLLEAGGDNTGVTESKMPLGFGKLLHTEHDWNYYTVEQPGLASRRLYWPRGRLIGGSTSINAMMYHHCSKSDFDEWASHYGCQGWSYDDLAPYFKRMERFTPNPNRPRIDLQHRGNAGEWQTGYSWLTEIGEKGFLPACYDVGIPAVEDINTPGGTLGATRFQTFIDSNGQRSSLATAYLTPEVRKRPNLFIACHAHVTKLLFDRLSGDEPTAMGAEFQKQREGELFEVHARREVILSGGAVNTPQLLLLSGIGPRDELEKHGIPVVRANDAVGKNLKDHLVTTTVMCKAKAGTTLDYLGSPLRAFPSLARWMLLGGGPLTNNVGETAAFIRSWEHHPFPGSSSERNPPKDYTSGSIGPDVEIIGAPTGFIHHGEEPPMDGASVFTLAPISLRPQSKGTITLKSRDPFDHPIIDPKYFSDEEGNDRAVLLAGVRVCLRIMRSPVFQKYLERVPVNDDPWSYWWPYSSSDIDRITDDQLLRWMDEKAFTLYHPVGSARMGTSPENSVVDVQCRVHGVKRLRVMDASVFPEQISGHPTAPIGAMAYKLSDMIKQDSATAGPPHARL, encoded by the exons ATGAGTCGAAAAAATCGTAACCCGCTCTCGAATCCACTGCATTATGCGACACCGCAAGCACAGGTAGGACCGCCTGCCACATACTCCTCCGCCCAGCGCTTGTTGAAGGGATATGACTACG TGATCATTGGAGCGGGCGCGGCTGGCTCCGTGTTGGCCAGCAAGCTCTCCGAAGACCCGAATGTCTCGGTCCTCCTGCTTGAAGCTGGTGGAGATAATACCGGCGTCACGGAGAGCAAAATGCCCTTGGGTTTCGGAAAGCTCCTCCACACCGAACATGACTGGAATTATTATACCGTTGAGCAGCCTGGCCTTGCGTCGCGTCGTCTGTACTGGCCTCGAGGTCGCTTGATCGGTGGTAGCACATCGATTAACGCGATGATGTACCATCATTGCTCAAAGTCCGACTTTGATGAGTGGGCGTCTCATTATGGATGCCAGGGCTGGAGCTATGATGACCTGGCGCCATATTTCAAGCGTATGGAGCGCTTTactccaaatccaaaccgtCCACGCATTGACCTGCAGCATCGGGGCAATGCGGGCGAGTGGCAGACCGGGTATTCGTGGCTCACTGAGATAGGCGAAAAGGGGTTTTTACCTGCCTGCTACGATGTCGGAATCCCAGCAGTCGAGGATATCAACACGCCGGGGGGGACTCTGGGTGCGACTCGATTCCAGACCTTCATTGATTCCAACGGACAGCGATCGTCCTTGGCGACGGCATACTTGACACCGGAAGTCAGGAAGCGGCCGAACCTCTTCATCGCATGCCATGCTCATGTTACCAAGCTTCTTTTTGACCGGCTCAGTGGTGATGAGCCGACTGCAATGGGAGCGGAGTTTCAGAAGCAGCGAGAAGGAGAGCTCTTTGAAGTCCATGCACGCAGAGAGGTTATCCTCAGCGGCGGGGCGGTTAACACGCCGCAGCTGTTGCTTTTGAGTGGTATTGGCCCTAGGGATGAACTGGAAAAGCATGGTATCCCCGTTGTCCGTGCCAACGATGCCGTAGGGAAAAACCTCAAAGATCACTTGGTGACAACTACCGTGATGTGCAAGGCGAAGGCGGGCACCACCCTCGACTATCTTGGCAGCCCTCTGAGGGCTTTCCCGTCCTTGGCTCGATGGATGCTTCTGGGAGGAGGTCCCCTGACCAACAATGTGGGCGAAACAGCAGCATTCATTCGATCATGGGAGCACCACCCGTTCCCAGGATCGTCGTCGGAGCGCAACCCCCCGAAGGATTATACCTCGGGTTCAATTGGGCCAGATGTGGAGATCATTGGCGCACCAACCGGGTTCATCCATCATGGTGAAGAGCCACCCATGGATGGAGCCAGTGTATTCACCCTCGCCCCGATCAGTCTGCGTCCGCAAAGCAAGGGAACAATCACCCTTAAGAGCAGGGACCCCTTTGACCATC CCATAATTGATCCCAAGTACTTCAGTGACGAAGAGGGTAATGACCGCGCTGTTCTCTTGGCAGGGGTGCGCGTCTGCCTCCGGATCATGCGCAGCCCTGTGTTTCAGAAATATCTCGAGCGCGTGCCAGTTAATGACGACCCCTGGTCATACTGGTGGCCATACTCCAGCAGCGACATTGATCGCATCACAGATGACCAACTTCTTCGCTGGATGGATGAAAAGGCCTTTACACTGTACCACCCCGTCGGCAGCGCACGGATGGGGACCTCTCCGGAGAACAGCGTGGTCGATGTACAGTGCCGAGTACATGGTGTCAAACGCCTGCGGGTGATGGATGCCAGTGTGTTCCCGGAGCAAATCAGTGGGCATCCCACTGCACCTATTGGGGCTATGGCCTACAAGCTCAGTGATATGATCAAGCAGGACTCTGCCACAGCGGGGCCCCCTCATGCACGCTTGTGA